The Hyalangium ruber genome includes the window CTGACGTTGAAGACGAGCGCCAGCAGGGTGGCCGCCGTGGCCAGGAACAGACTGTTGGCGAAGCTGCGGCCCATCCCCGTCTGGGCGAAGAGCTGGCGGTAGTTCTCGAGCGTGGCCGCGCGGGGGAGCAACGGCGCAGGCGTGTTGCTCGCCTCTCCCGGGGCCATGAAGGACACCGACACCATCCACACGAGAGGGCCCAGGCTGATGGCCGCCGCCGCGAGCAAGGCCGCATTCACCAGGATGGCCCGCGACCTCAGCCTCATGGCTCACTCCAGCGACGAAGGGCGAAGGACTGCACCAGGGTCACGGCGAACATCAGAAGAAAGAGGAGGAAGGCGACCGCCGAGGCGGAGCCCAGGTTCCACCATTTGAAGCCCTCCTCGTACATGAAATAGAGGACGCTGGTCGTGCTCTGCAGCGGGCCTCCCTGCGTCATGACGTAGGGCTCCGCGAAGAGCTGGAAGTAGCCAGCCATGGTCAGGATGCTGACCAGCACCAGCGTGGGAGCGAGCGAGGGCAGGGTGACGAAGCGCAGTTGCTGGAGGGCCGTGGCGCCCTCGATGCGCGCAGCCTCGTACAGCTCCTCCGGGATGCTCTGCAGCGCGGCCAGGAAGATGACCATGTTGAAGCCAAAGTTCTTCCACACCGCGAACAGGATGATCGCCGGCATGGCCCAGCGGGGATCGCCGAGCCAGTTAATCGGGGGGATGCCGATCCGTCCGAGAAGATCGTTGATGAGGCCGTAGCGGGTGTGCAGCAGGTAGTTCCAGATCACCGCGACGGCGACCAGGGTGGTCACGACCGGCGCGAAGAGCGCGGTCCGGAAGATCGCCTTGCCACGCGCCACCGCCGAGTGAAGGAGCAGCGCCGCCATCAGCGAGACCGCGATGGAGAGCGGAACGCCGACGAGGACGAAGAAGAGTGTGTTTCCGAGGGCCTTCCAGAAGAGCGGAGTCTGGAGCAGGCGCAGATAGTTGCCGCCCCCGACGAAACGAAGGTTGTCGAGTCGGGCCAGGGCGTAGATGTCGAAGTCCGTCAGGCTGAGGCCCAGCGCGGCGAGGACCGGCAGCAGGAAGAAGACGGCGATCATGAACAGGGCGGGCGTCACGAAGACCCACCCGGCGTGCGAGGTCTTCAATCTCCGGTCTCCCGCGTCAGGATCCAGCGCCGCTTCTCCAGGATGCGATCGGCGCGCGCATCCAACTCCTCGACCGCGGCGTCGACCGTCAGGCCTCCGTGCGCCGCCTGCTCGGCGACGATTCTCAGCTCGGTGGCGATGCGCTCCCACTCCGGCACCTTGGGGGTGGGCTCGACGCGCTCGAGCTGCTCCCTGAACGCGGCAGCGTGGACGTCACCGCTGAGCTCCGAGCCCGCCCAACTCGACCGCCGAGGCGGCAGGTCGCCCGACAACGCGTAGAAGCGACGCTGGATCTCGGGCTGCGACAGGTACTCGATGAGCTTCCAGGCCGCCTCCTTGCGTCGGGAGTCCGCGAACACCACCAGACTCGAGCCACCGGCATTCGACAGGCCAGGGCCGCTGGGACCGGGCAGCGGTGCCGTCATCCAGTGGCCCTCGAGTTCCTTGGGCAGACGGCGCTTGAACTCGCCGATGTTCCAGGGGCCGGTGATGTAGAAGGCAAAATATCCGCGGGCAAACTCGTTCCAGACGTTCGAGATCTGCGTGTTGGTCGCGCGCGGAGCCAGCTCCTGCTCGAACAGCTCCAGGTAGAAGCCCAGGGCGCGCCGAAAGCCCGCACTGCGAAAGTTGCCCCAGCGTCCGTCATCCCGCAGGAGGGGCTCTTCCTGCTGGAGGCCGAGCAGGAGCAGCGGCTCGAACTCGTTGAGCGGCACCAGGATCGAATAGTGCTCCGCGCCAGGCAGTCGCTTGATGGCGATGAGCATCTGCCTCCACTCCTCCCAGCTCCGGGGCGGGTGGTCAAAGCCCGCCTGGGCCAGGAGGTCGCGCCGATAGAAGAGCAGCCGCGTGTCGACGTACCAGGGGACGCCGAAGAGCCGGTCATCGATGACGTTGGTGTCCCAGATGCCGGGAAAGTAATCCTCCTGTTCGACGACGGGCGACGTCGCGGCGGCCGGATCCAGGGCAGCGAGTGCTCCGAGCGTGGCGAACTCTGGGACCCAGGTGTTTCCCATCTGCGCGAGATCGGGCGTCGCGTCACCCACGAAAGCGGTCAGAAGCTTCTCGTGCGCCCCCTGCCAGGGCAGTTGCTGCACGTTGACGCGGATCCCCGGATGGCGGGCCTCGAAGCCGCGGGTCAGCTCGGCCACCACTTCGCCTTCACGACCCATGGCCCAGAACTCGAGCACGATCTCGCCCGAGTCGGGTCTGGGACAGGCGGCCATGCCACACACGAGCGCGGCGATGGAAAGCCATCGCGCATGCCGCCCGGTCTTCCCCGCGCCAGCCTCCGTCACTTCTGCTCCTCGAGCCAGCCGCCCTTGAACCCCGCGCGCTCGAGACCTGTACGGAGATAGGGGTTCTTACGCATCACTCGCCACACGAACTGGTTCCTGTGGTTCTCGATCATGGCGATGATCGGTCCTTGGTCGATGCCCAGGTAGTCAGTGGCCACCCAACCGAAGCCCGGCACCAGGCGGCCCTCCTTGAGCGGGACGTCGTAGGTGAAGCTGGGGTTGAAGGAGTCCAGGAATCCGTAGGTGGAGTAGATGTGCTCGCCGTAGCGGCGATGCATCTCCATGACCGCTGGGATTGCGATCTCGGGGGCGAATGGGATGGATGCGGCGGCGGCGGTAGGCGCCAGGGTGCCATCGTCATGGATCCCCGGGCCTCGGGCCGCGTAGCTGCGAAACAACCGGCGCTTGCCCTGATAGTCGAGCTCCACATCGGCCGGCCCGTCGCAGGCGGTCAAGCCCCAGACGTCCTGCCCGTATCCCTTCCAGACTTCGGACTGACTCATCGCATACGCGCGCTGTGCATACGTGGCGCGGCGGCTGTTCTCGAAGTAGTCGATCCCTCGGCCGCGCATGTAGTCGTCCTGGATGCCGCGGAAGTCCACCCACACATGGCTGTATTGGTGACCGAAGAGGGGAGGGAAGCTCAGATGCTCCTGGCCGAAGAAGGTCCCCCAGGACTCCCCGTAGCCAGAGGCCCACTCCTGCCAGGCATTCGGTTCGACGGGAAACGTCGGCGAGCCCAGGGCGAGGAGCACCATCAGCATCGCCTCGTTGTATCCCCTCCAGTCGTAGGGGATGAAGCCGGCCTCGGGTGACCAGCCATGCGAAATGGCGGGCGGGCGGGTCTGGGCCCAGCGCCAGTCGACCCTGCGATAGAGCTTGTCGGCCAGCTTCCGGATCTCTGCTTCCTGCGGCGAGTCGCCATCGAAGTAGGACTGAGCGAAGAGCACCCCGCCCAGGAGCAAGGCAGTATCGACGGTGGAGAGCTCGTTCGTCTCGAAGCGATGC containing:
- a CDS encoding carbohydrate ABC transporter permease, producing MKTSHAGWVFVTPALFMIAVFFLLPVLAALGLSLTDFDIYALARLDNLRFVGGGNYLRLLQTPLFWKALGNTLFFVLVGVPLSIAVSLMAALLLHSAVARGKAIFRTALFAPVVTTLVAVAVIWNYLLHTRYGLINDLLGRIGIPPINWLGDPRWAMPAIILFAVWKNFGFNMVIFLAALQSIPEELYEAARIEGATALQQLRFVTLPSLAPTLVLVSILTMAGYFQLFAEPYVMTQGGPLQSTTSVLYFMYEEGFKWWNLGSASAVAFLLFLLMFAVTLVQSFALRRWSEP
- a CDS encoding sugar ABC transporter substrate-binding protein, giving the protein MTEAGAGKTGRHARWLSIAALVCGMAACPRPDSGEIVLEFWAMGREGEVVAELTRGFEARHPGIRVNVQQLPWQGAHEKLLTAFVGDATPDLAQMGNTWVPEFATLGALAALDPAAATSPVVEQEDYFPGIWDTNVIDDRLFGVPWYVDTRLLFYRRDLLAQAGFDHPPRSWEEWRQMLIAIKRLPGAEHYSILVPLNEFEPLLLLGLQQEEPLLRDDGRWGNFRSAGFRRALGFYLELFEQELAPRATNTQISNVWNEFARGYFAFYITGPWNIGEFKRRLPKELEGHWMTAPLPGPSGPGLSNAGGSSLVVFADSRRKEAAWKLIEYLSQPEIQRRFYALSGDLPPRRSSWAGSELSGDVHAAAFREQLERVEPTPKVPEWERIATELRIVAEQAAHGGLTVDAAVEELDARADRILEKRRWILTRETGD
- a CDS encoding glucoamylase family protein, which produces MARPGRRPLLSVVVAALLLPGAMAGCTCSNPKPSPPPSVTPAASQERLDDLEARTFRFFWETANPETGLIPDRYPTPSPSSIAAVGFGLTAYGIGVERGYVSREAARDRVLTTLRFLHAAPQGPEASGVSGYRGFFYHFLDMRSGHRFETNELSTVDTALLLGGVLFAQSYFDGDSPQEAEIRKLADKLYRRVDWRWAQTRPPAISHGWSPEAGFIPYDWRGYNEAMLMVLLALGSPTFPVEPNAWQEWASGYGESWGTFFGQEHLSFPPLFGHQYSHVWVDFRGIQDDYMRGRGIDYFENSRRATYAQRAYAMSQSEVWKGYGQDVWGLTACDGPADVELDYQGKRRLFRSYAARGPGIHDDGTLAPTAAAASIPFAPEIAIPAVMEMHRRYGEHIYSTYGFLDSFNPSFTYDVPLKEGRLVPGFGWVATDYLGIDQGPIIAMIENHRNQFVWRVMRKNPYLRTGLERAGFKGGWLEEQK